Proteins encoded in a region of the Cyanobacteria bacterium QS_8_64_29 genome:
- a CDS encoding DUF29 domain-containing protein — protein MSKGQKKGNSSQKPKAAPSSLKQVLIHLLKWQYQPQRRTKSWIDSITEHRRRLYQALKRSPRLFEALRARFEWEYTKARRKAAQETGIQLSTFPRRPPFNLDQTLAFEWLPPE, from the coding sequence ATGAGTAAAGGCCAAAAGAAGGGCAACAGCAGCCAGAAGCCTAAGGCTGCACCCAGTAGTCTAAAGCAGGTGCTGATTCATCTCCTAAAATGGCAGTACCAGCCTCAAAGGCGTACCAAAAGCTGGATCGACTCGATCACTGAGCATCGGCGTCGGCTATACCAAGCCCTCAAGAGAAGCCCAAGATTATTTGAAGCCCTCAGAGCACGGTTCGAATGGGAATACACCAAGGCCCGTCGCAAAGCTGCTCAAGAAACCGGGATCCAGCTCTCGACTTTTCCAAGGCGGCCACCATTCAACCTTGATCAGACACTCGCTTTCGAGTGGTTGCCACCAGAGTAA